The following proteins come from a genomic window of Streptomyces liliiviolaceus:
- a CDS encoding ferredoxin reductase family protein — protein sequence MTTVQTTVPPPTAAVRPKVVARAGLYGVLALNVVVVTVFFIQAGFASNALIVLGRLAGLYGALLMAFQLLLVARLPWFDRRIGMDRLTSWHRWVGFGLLFTLLGHAVFITFGYAQSSSMDPVNQLVDLGQTVEGVFRAIVALGLILVIGGVSARFARRRLAYETWHFIHLYTYVAVVLAFTHQVAAGTTFTSSSAATTYWYVLWGVALGAVLLGRVVLPLWRNTRHQLRVSAVVPESDDVVSVYITGRDLDRLPARAGQFFLWRFLTKDRWWQANPFSLSAAPDGRSLRLTAKTAGDGTAALRHLKVGTRVFAEGPYGAFTAMHRTRPEAVLIAGGVGVTPIRALLEELHGHAVVIYRVGSDRDAVLYEELRELAHAKGAELHLVSGPVSPDKLAPHELTRLVPDIDDRDVFLCGPPPMMNAVLGSLRELGVPKPQIHFERFSLAG from the coding sequence GTGACGACTGTCCAGACGACCGTTCCGCCGCCGACCGCGGCGGTGCGTCCCAAGGTGGTGGCCCGCGCCGGCCTGTACGGCGTGCTGGCCCTGAACGTGGTCGTGGTGACCGTGTTCTTCATCCAGGCCGGGTTCGCCTCGAACGCCCTCATCGTGCTGGGCAGACTCGCCGGCCTGTACGGCGCGCTCCTGATGGCCTTCCAGCTGCTGCTGGTCGCCCGGCTGCCGTGGTTCGACCGCCGTATCGGCATGGACCGGCTGACCTCCTGGCACCGCTGGGTCGGTTTCGGCCTGCTCTTCACCCTGCTCGGGCACGCCGTGTTCATCACCTTCGGCTACGCCCAGTCGTCCTCGATGGACCCGGTGAACCAGCTCGTCGACCTCGGGCAGACCGTCGAGGGCGTCTTCCGCGCGATCGTCGCGCTCGGCCTGATCCTCGTGATCGGCGGGGTCTCGGCCCGCTTCGCCCGCCGCAGGCTCGCGTACGAGACCTGGCACTTCATCCACCTGTACACGTACGTCGCGGTGGTGCTGGCGTTCACGCACCAGGTCGCGGCCGGTACGACGTTCACCTCGTCGTCCGCCGCCACCACGTACTGGTACGTGCTGTGGGGCGTCGCCCTCGGCGCGGTGCTGCTGGGCCGGGTCGTCCTGCCGCTGTGGCGGAACACGCGCCACCAGCTGCGGGTCTCCGCCGTGGTGCCCGAGTCCGACGACGTCGTCTCCGTCTACATCACGGGACGCGACCTCGACCGGCTGCCGGCCCGCGCCGGGCAGTTCTTCCTGTGGCGGTTCCTCACCAAGGACCGCTGGTGGCAGGCCAACCCGTTCTCCCTGTCGGCCGCCCCCGACGGCCGCTCCCTGCGGCTCACCGCCAAGACGGCCGGCGACGGCACCGCCGCCCTCAGGCACCTCAAGGTGGGTACGCGGGTCTTCGCGGAGGGCCCGTACGGCGCCTTCACCGCGATGCACCGCACCCGCCCCGAGGCCGTACTCATCGCCGGCGGCGTCGGTGTCACCCCGATCCGGGCCCTGCTGGAGGAACTGCACGGGCACGCCGTGGTCATCTACCGGGTGGGCTCGGACCGGGACGCGGTCCTGTACGAGGAACTGCGCGAACTCGCCCACGCCAAGGGTGCCGAGCTGCACCTGGTGTCCGGTCCTGTCAGCCCCGACAAGCTGGCACCGCACGAGCTCACGCGGCTCGTGCCGGACATCGACGACCGGGACGTCTTCCTGTGCGGGCCGCCTCCGATGATGAACGCGGTCCTCGGCAGCCTGCGCGAGCTGGGCGTACCCAAGCCGCAGATCCATTTCGAGCGCTTCAGCCTGGCGGGTTGA
- a CDS encoding response regulator transcription factor, which produces MEKVRLLVVDDDPPIADLVATVARYEGWEAVTANSGEEALHRAAEFHPDIVVLDLMLPGLDGFAVLDRLRLSGTMVPVVFLTARDGVADRVAGLTRGGDDYLVKPFAVEELMARLRTVLRRSAGPAFQRSVLTVADLTMDEDTREVRRGRRLLTLTPTEYEVLRYLMRKSPTVLTKAQILDHVWEYGFGGRSNVVELVISRLRRKLDGDTEASGDDKGEEPQLIHTVRGVGYVVRQVTE; this is translated from the coding sequence GTGGAAAAAGTACGACTTCTCGTCGTGGACGACGACCCGCCCATCGCCGACCTGGTCGCGACGGTCGCCCGCTACGAGGGCTGGGAGGCGGTCACCGCGAACTCCGGCGAGGAGGCGCTGCACCGCGCGGCCGAGTTCCACCCGGACATCGTGGTGCTCGACCTGATGCTGCCGGGGCTCGACGGGTTCGCCGTCCTGGACCGTCTGCGCCTGTCCGGGACGATGGTGCCCGTCGTCTTCCTGACCGCCCGGGACGGCGTGGCGGACCGGGTCGCGGGCCTCACCAGGGGCGGTGACGACTACCTCGTCAAACCGTTCGCGGTGGAGGAGCTCATGGCCCGGCTGCGGACCGTGCTGCGCCGCAGCGCGGGGCCCGCCTTCCAGCGGTCCGTGCTGACGGTCGCGGACCTCACGATGGACGAGGACACCCGCGAGGTGCGCCGGGGCCGGCGACTGCTGACGCTCACCCCGACCGAGTACGAGGTGCTCCGCTATCTCATGCGCAAGTCGCCGACGGTACTGACCAAGGCCCAGATCCTCGACCACGTCTGGGAGTACGGCTTCGGCGGCCGCTCGAACGTGGTGGAGCTGGTCATCAGCCGCCTGCGCCGCAAACTCGACGGCGACACCGAAGCGAGCGGCGACGACAAGGGCGAGGAGCCGCAACTGATCCACACGGTACGGGGCGTCGGCTACGTCGTCCGGCAGGTCACCGAGTGA
- a CDS encoding sensor histidine kinase, producing MTGRLRDTYRRLRLGTRLALGMGVLSLVVFAVVGTALSTYMRDYLERQLNDQMKLVQTTQSKDAQAHGTVERRPYYGWYTAVYDVSGDSAVLRKPSDVPKDTVELTSFAESLARAGATEMSHTTRIEDEGAYRLRACKIGQGVVLVTAAPLEDIEDTMDQLVTVQVVAFALALLGLVVFGRAVLRRGLQPLSDMAHTARGITSHDFTDSARLPVRADRGNGGPEVEELRTAFNTMLEHIDDSLAVRTEAEQRLRRFVADASHELRTPLMSVRGYADLFQYAAANEPGERDRHLARLRAEAARMGVLLDDLLLLARLDAAEVEAPLRLEDADLAELVRQAADAFRATHAGHPLTVATGSGPVRLRLDVLRVRQVLDNLLTNAAVHTPAGTEVSVEVSAASGAAVVRVTDSGPGIPAADQEHVFDRFFRIDKARSRDRGGSGLGLAVARSLVRAHGGTIGVRSRPGATTFTITIPLARDIP from the coding sequence GTGACCGGCCGGCTCCGCGACACCTACCGCAGGCTCCGTCTCGGCACCCGGCTCGCGCTCGGCATGGGCGTGCTGTCGCTGGTCGTCTTCGCCGTGGTCGGCACCGCGCTGTCCACGTACATGCGGGACTATCTGGAGCGCCAGCTCAACGACCAGATGAAGCTCGTCCAGACCACCCAGTCCAAGGACGCCCAGGCGCACGGCACGGTGGAGCGCCGGCCCTACTACGGCTGGTACACCGCGGTGTACGACGTGTCGGGCGACTCGGCCGTGCTGCGCAAGCCCAGCGACGTGCCGAAGGACACCGTCGAGCTGACCTCCTTCGCCGAGTCGCTGGCCCGGGCCGGGGCGACGGAGATGTCCCACACCACGCGCATCGAGGACGAGGGCGCCTACCGGCTGCGTGCCTGCAAGATCGGCCAGGGGGTCGTCCTGGTCACCGCGGCGCCGCTGGAGGACATCGAGGACACCATGGACCAGCTGGTCACGGTCCAGGTCGTCGCGTTCGCCCTCGCGCTGCTCGGCCTCGTGGTGTTCGGGCGCGCGGTGCTGCGCCGGGGCCTGCAGCCGCTCAGCGACATGGCGCACACCGCGCGCGGCATCACCTCGCACGACTTCACCGACTCGGCCCGGCTGCCGGTGCGCGCCGACCGCGGCAACGGCGGCCCGGAGGTCGAGGAGCTGCGCACCGCGTTCAACACCATGCTGGAACACATCGACGACTCCCTCGCCGTCCGCACGGAGGCCGAGCAGCGACTGCGCCGCTTCGTCGCGGACGCCTCGCACGAGCTGCGTACACCCCTGATGTCGGTACGCGGTTACGCGGACCTCTTCCAGTACGCGGCGGCCAACGAGCCCGGCGAGCGGGACAGGCACCTGGCCAGGCTGCGTGCCGAGGCCGCCCGGATGGGTGTGCTCCTCGACGATCTGCTGCTGCTCGCCCGCCTGGACGCCGCCGAGGTGGAAGCGCCGCTGCGGCTGGAGGACGCGGACCTCGCGGAGCTGGTGCGGCAGGCCGCGGACGCCTTCCGGGCCACGCACGCGGGCCATCCGCTGACCGTGGCGACCGGGTCCGGTCCGGTGCGGCTGCGGCTCGACGTCCTGCGTGTCCGGCAGGTCCTCGACAACCTGCTCACCAACGCCGCCGTGCACACGCCGGCCGGGACCGAGGTCTCCGTGGAGGTGTCCGCCGCGTCCGGGGCGGCCGTCGTGCGGGTCACGGACTCCGGTCCCGGCATCCCGGCGGCCGACCAGGAGCATGTCTTCGACCGCTTCTTCCGGATCGACAAGGCCCGCAGCCGGGACCGGGGCGGGAGCGGGCTGGGGCTCGCCGTGGCCCGCTCCCTGGTACGGGCCCACGGCGGGACCATCGGCGTACGGAGCCGGCCGGGGGCGACGACGTTCACGATCACCATCCCGTTGGCCCGCGACATCCCCTGA
- a CDS encoding LysR family transcriptional regulator, whose translation MDVELRQLRCLVAIVDEGGFTDAAIALGVSQAAVSRTLASLERVLEVRLLRRTSREVTPTATGLRVVAHARRVLGEVEGLVREAASGQSSLRIGYAWSALGRHTLAFQRAWATAHPATELELVRANSATAGLAEGTCELSVVRRALDERRFDSVIVGLERRLCAMASDDPLARRRSVRLADLAGRTLLVDRRTGTTTTELWPPDARPGTRESHDIDDWLTTISTGRYVGMTAESTAHQYPRPGVVYRPVRDAEPIAVRLAWWRDDPHPAAPAVTELLTGLYRAA comes from the coding sequence ATGGATGTGGAACTGCGGCAGTTGCGCTGTCTCGTCGCGATCGTCGACGAGGGCGGCTTCACCGACGCGGCGATCGCCCTCGGCGTCTCCCAGGCGGCGGTCTCCCGCACCCTGGCATCGCTCGAACGGGTGCTGGAGGTAAGGCTGTTGAGGCGTACCTCCAGGGAAGTGACGCCGACGGCGACGGGACTGCGCGTGGTGGCGCACGCCCGGCGGGTGCTCGGCGAGGTGGAGGGCCTGGTCCGGGAGGCCGCCTCGGGCCAGTCCTCCCTGCGGATCGGTTACGCCTGGTCGGCGCTCGGCCGCCACACACTGGCCTTCCAGCGCGCCTGGGCGACCGCGCACCCCGCGACGGAACTGGAACTGGTCCGCGCCAACTCCGCGACCGCCGGGCTGGCCGAGGGAACGTGTGAACTGAGCGTCGTACGGCGGGCGTTGGACGAGCGCCGCTTCGACTCGGTCATCGTCGGCCTGGAGCGGCGGCTGTGCGCCATGGCCTCCGACGACCCGCTGGCCCGGCGCCGTTCGGTCCGGCTGGCCGACCTCGCCGGACGCACGCTGCTCGTCGACCGGCGGACCGGCACCACTACGACGGAGCTGTGGCCGCCGGACGCCCGCCCCGGGACCAGGGAGTCCCACGACATCGACGACTGGCTGACCACGATCTCCACGGGCCGGTACGTGGGGATGACCGCGGAGTCGACCGCGCACCAGTACCCGCGGCCGGGGGTCGTGTACCGGCCGGTGCGGGACGCGGAGCCGATCGCGGTTCGCCTCGCGTGGTGGCGGGACGACCCGCATCCGGCGGCCCCGGCGGTGACGGAACTACTCACAGGCCTCTACCGGGCGGCCTGA
- a CDS encoding EamA family transporter: MPAASAPSPSPSPTSAPAPASTQHAPAALTTPAPEGRRLAALLTLLGSGLSNQTGAAIGSLAFPVLGPLGVVAVRQYVAAIALFAVARPPLRSFTRHQWWPVLLLALVFGTMNLSLYTAIDRIGLGLAVTLEFLGPLAIALSAARRRIDACCALVAAAGVVTLMRPQPSADYLGMGLGLLAAVCWASYILLNRTVGRRVAGAQGSAAAAAVSALMFLPVGVVLALRNPPTPTALGYAVAAGVLASAVPYLADMFTLRRVPAAAFGLFMSVNPVLAGLVGWIVLGQRLGPVEWAAVGAVVAANALSILTARR, from the coding sequence ATGCCCGCAGCCTCCGCGCCCTCGCCTTCGCCTTCGCCTACGTCCGCGCCCGCCCCGGCGTCCACGCAGCACGCGCCCGCGGCGCTCACGACTCCCGCGCCCGAGGGCAGGCGCCTGGCAGCGCTGCTCACCCTGCTCGGCAGCGGTCTGTCCAATCAGACCGGCGCGGCGATCGGGTCGCTGGCCTTCCCCGTCCTCGGCCCCCTCGGTGTCGTCGCGGTACGCCAGTACGTGGCCGCGATCGCCCTGTTCGCGGTCGCCAGGCCCCCGTTGCGCTCGTTCACCAGGCACCAGTGGTGGCCGGTCCTGCTGCTGGCCCTGGTGTTCGGGACGATGAACCTGTCCCTGTACACCGCCATCGACCGCATCGGGCTCGGGCTTGCGGTGACCCTGGAGTTCCTCGGCCCGCTCGCCATCGCGCTGTCCGCGGCCCGCCGGCGGATCGACGCCTGCTGCGCGCTGGTCGCCGCGGCGGGCGTCGTCACCCTGATGCGCCCGCAGCCGTCGGCGGACTATCTCGGCATGGGCCTCGGGCTGCTCGCCGCGGTCTGCTGGGCCTCCTACATCCTGCTCAACCGCACGGTGGGCCGCCGCGTCGCCGGAGCGCAGGGCTCCGCCGCCGCGGCGGCCGTCTCCGCGCTGATGTTCCTGCCGGTCGGCGTCGTCCTCGCGCTCCGGAACCCACCGACCCCCACGGCTCTGGGGTACGCCGTCGCGGCGGGCGTGCTCGCCTCCGCGGTGCCGTACCTGGCGGACATGTTCACCCTGCGCCGCGTCCCCGCCGCGGCCTTCGGCCTCTTCATGAGCGTCAACCCGGTACTGGCCGGGCTGGTCGGCTGGATCGTCCTGGGTCAGCGCCTGGGCCCCGTGGAGTGGGCGGCCGTCGGCGCGGTCGTCGCCGCCAACGCGCTCAGCATCCTCACGGCCCGGCGCTGA